One Bacteroidota bacterium genomic region harbors:
- a CDS encoding DUF3943 domain-containing protein, with product MSAQKAVQQNIQKVAPSDSIVPGKGAPEKQLKNIKDEKVEHLSDSAGNEPKKSALVDTTLQNKYGDLLNDDTTYSKRYPIWIPALEFLGSDAITWAGDRYLLKAEYARISFSTWKYNIKNGWEWDVDRFGINFIGHPYSGTLSYNAGRSNGYPYLTSFSFAVAGSLIWEYFGENTRPSYNDIINTPIDGAFLGEILYRLSSNLLDDRTRGFKRVSRELLAGLINPVRGFNRILQGKTFRVTNKEVYQKEPLNVTLYAGLHKINSSINPSFSKGTNSELINVQFDYGNPFEVRDRKPFDFFKFRTELNFGVGRKILDNITGYGILIGKNRNYEKHSLLAGVFQYYDYWDNKTFELGAIAFGGGLFSKLPLSKKSDLYTNIHLAIVPFAGNSTHFGPDTSQFRDYNFGDGLEAKFESTLNLGKVASLSMVYYFYVIRTYIGLPGNNFIGILKPKLTVCLYKDLSIGFEHFVYYNDRYLRDYPAIHSVRTEQKIFLSLYFEDKQRRGHYN from the coding sequence TTGTCTGCTCAGAAGGCAGTACAACAGAATATTCAAAAGGTTGCACCTTCTGATTCAATTGTACCGGGAAAAGGCGCACCAGAAAAACAATTGAAGAATATAAAAGATGAAAAAGTAGAGCACTTATCCGACTCTGCAGGGAATGAACCAAAGAAAAGCGCTTTGGTGGACACGACGCTTCAGAATAAGTATGGTGATTTGCTGAATGATGATACCACGTATAGCAAACGTTATCCCATTTGGATTCCTGCTCTGGAATTTTTGGGATCAGATGCGATCACCTGGGCAGGCGACAGATATCTTTTGAAAGCGGAATATGCGCGTATCAGTTTTTCAACCTGGAAATACAATATTAAAAACGGTTGGGAATGGGATGTCGACCGATTTGGAATTAATTTCATTGGTCATCCTTACTCCGGGACTCTTTCTTATAATGCCGGTCGTTCGAATGGATATCCTTACCTGACCTCCTTCTCCTTTGCTGTAGCCGGCAGTCTGATTTGGGAATACTTCGGTGAAAACACAAGACCATCTTACAACGATATAATTAACACACCTATTGACGGGGCCTTTCTTGGGGAAATACTATATCGTTTGAGTTCCAATTTACTGGATGACCGGACGCGTGGATTCAAGCGGGTTTCTCGTGAACTTCTTGCCGGCTTAATAAATCCGGTTCGGGGATTCAACCGAATCCTGCAGGGTAAAACATTTCGGGTTACAAATAAAGAAGTGTATCAGAAAGAACCTTTGAATGTTACACTTTATGCAGGATTACACAAAATCAATTCCTCCATTAATCCGTCATTTTCAAAAGGAACAAACAGCGAATTGATTAATGTGCAGTTTGACTACGGAAACCCTTTTGAAGTGCGGGACAGAAAGCCATTTGATTTTTTTAAGTTTCGTACAGAACTGAACTTTGGTGTTGGAAGAAAGATCCTTGATAATATTACCGGCTATGGAATATTAATAGGGAAAAACCGAAACTATGAAAAGCATTCATTGCTTGCCGGAGTTTTTCAATACTATGATTATTGGGATAACAAAACATTTGAATTGGGTGCAATTGCATTTGGGGGTGGTCTGTTTTCGAAATTACCATTGAGTAAGAAGTCTGATTTATATACCAATATTCATTTAGCTATTGTTCCTTTCGCGGGGAATAGTACACATTTTGGTCCCGATACTTCCCAGTTCAGGGATTACAATTTCGGAGATGGTTTAGAGGCAAAATTTGAAAGCACTCTGAATCTGGGGAAAGTCGCCTCTCTTTCAATGGTCTATTATTTTTATGTTATTCGTACATATATCGGGTTGCCCGGTAATAATTTTATAGGAATTTTGAAACCGAAACTTACAGTCTGCCTTTATAAAGACCTAAGTATCGGATTTGAACATTTTGTATACTATAATGACCGTTACTTGCGTGACTATCCGGCAATTCATTCAGTACGAACAGAACAGAAGATATTTTTATCTTTATATTTTGAAGACAAACAACGGAGAGGGCACTACAATTGA
- a CDS encoding phosphatase PAP2 family protein produces MKWRKKNPVNLLNGVNPLKILIVVLLFGVLDLSAQDTLIHPANHKYNFSEFRHETGLLFKSPVKWNGNDWIKFGATAIITYGIMFADEDVRRASLDNPKYAKSVPMEIGKQWGGFVVVPVSAVLLYSHGLLARNPTTKKLGFEIAQAALYSETISFITKGCVGRSRPFTDKGAKDYKPFTFFDSPHNSFPAGHIDAAFALSTVLARNTNSAWLKVLVYIPAGLSVVSRIYQDEHWASDVFPGAVLGYFVATWVTSHHEETISRVQLSSLYPFGLTISLD; encoded by the coding sequence TTGAAGTGGAGAAAGAAAAATCCTGTTAATTTACTTAATGGTGTAAATCCTTTAAAGATACTGATTGTTGTCCTGCTTTTCGGAGTATTGGATTTATCGGCTCAAGATACTTTAATTCATCCGGCGAATCACAAATACAATTTTTCTGAGTTCAGACACGAAACCGGTTTGCTTTTTAAGAGTCCTGTAAAATGGAATGGGAATGACTGGATAAAATTTGGTGCAACAGCAATCATCACTTATGGAATCATGTTTGCAGATGAAGATGTACGCCGGGCTTCTCTTGATAATCCAAAATATGCGAAGAGCGTTCCTATGGAAATCGGAAAACAGTGGGGAGGATTTGTAGTTGTTCCAGTATCGGCCGTGTTGCTGTATTCCCATGGATTGTTGGCCCGAAATCCAACAACAAAAAAGCTTGGATTTGAGATTGCTCAGGCTGCATTGTATTCTGAGACAATTTCTTTTATCACAAAAGGATGCGTTGGTCGTTCCAGACCCTTTACCGACAAAGGTGCCAAAGATTATAAACCATTTACTTTTTTCGACAGTCCGCACAATTCATTTCCGGCAGGGCATATAGACGCTGCCTTCGCGTTATCAACTGTACTTGCAAGAAATACAAACTCAGCATGGTTGAAAGTACTTGTCTATATTCCGGCAGGTCTCTCTGTGGTTTCCCGAATATATCAGGATGAACATTGGGCTTCGGATGTATTCCCGGGAGCTGTTCTCGGTTATTTTGTAGCGACCTGGGTTACATCGCATCACGAGGAGACTATATCCCGTGTTCAACTTAGTTCTCTCTATCCGTTCGGCCTTACAATTTCCCTTGACTGA
- a CDS encoding phosphatase PAP2 family protein, whose amino-acid sequence MAVASTFVVMPFDEQITNSTQGEQRYYYSAPIVGGRIYGEWYSIGGVAGVFGAVGLISGDTAAKKISIELLQAGLYSELVTTVLKIAIGRKRPVVTENAFSYKPFTLVEYNYHSMPSGHTTSAFALSTVMSRHARSTTLKIIAYVPAGFTMFSRIYQHQHWLSDEILAAAIGYFTGNWVVDLHEGKRHKINVTSIYPLGVTYSFN is encoded by the coding sequence GTGGCAGTTGCGTCCACATTTGTAGTTATGCCCTTTGATGAACAGATAACTAATTCAACCCAGGGTGAACAAAGGTATTATTACAGTGCACCTATTGTCGGCGGACGAATTTATGGAGAGTGGTATTCAATTGGTGGAGTTGCTGGAGTATTTGGTGCAGTTGGCTTGATCTCGGGTGACACAGCAGCAAAAAAAATCAGTATTGAATTATTGCAGGCCGGATTGTATTCAGAACTGGTAACTACAGTACTCAAAATTGCCATTGGACGGAAACGTCCGGTTGTGACAGAAAATGCATTTTCATACAAACCGTTTACACTTGTTGAATACAATTATCATAGCATGCCCAGTGGTCATACCACCAGCGCTTTTGCTTTATCAACAGTTATGTCCAGACACGCAAGATCTACAACATTGAAAATTATCGCGTATGTTCCTGCTGGCTTTACAATGTTTTCACGAATCTATCAGCATCAGCACTGGTTGTCGGATGAAATTCTCGCGGCAGCGATCGGGTATTTTACAGGAAATTGGGTAGTGGATCTCCACGAAGGGAAACGTCATAAAATTAATGTTACATCCATATACCCGCTCGGAGTTACCTATTCGTTCAATTAA
- a CDS encoding PorT family protein: MIRRKHYFGDVTYGFGAGAFLGFNFSEHVGVQAEIIYNRISQKYTEFDVEREVKLNYVNIPLLLSLNTGKSKSFNFNMVAGPQLGLSVGSKMTTTGGDGTVHSQAILAVKKSDVGVAYGAGFDFGLNAAKTVRLGVGFRGVFGLVDISDNSKSVTTDSYYILEKTKIKTYSGYIGLSILI, from the coding sequence ATCATCCGGAGGAAACACTATTTCGGGGATGTTACTTACGGCTTTGGAGCCGGCGCGTTTCTGGGATTTAATTTCTCTGAGCATGTTGGTGTCCAGGCAGAAATAATCTACAACAGAATTTCTCAGAAATACACTGAGTTTGATGTTGAAAGAGAAGTAAAATTGAATTATGTGAATATTCCACTTCTGCTTTCGTTGAATACCGGTAAATCAAAATCGTTTAATTTCAATATGGTAGCCGGTCCGCAGTTGGGATTGAGTGTGGGTAGTAAAATGACAACAACAGGCGGTGATGGTACGGTTCATTCTCAGGCAATTCTTGCTGTGAAGAAAAGTGATGTTGGTGTGGCCTATGGTGCAGGTTTTGATTTTGGTTTGAATGCTGCCAAAACCGTGCGGTTGGGTGTCGGTTTTCGTGGTGTATTCGGACTGGTTGATATCAGTGATAACAGTAAAAGCGTAACTACTGATTCATATTACATTCTCGAGAAGACTAAAATAAAAACATACTCAGGGTATATTGGCTTATCCATTTTGATTTAA
- a CDS encoding CsbD family protein, with translation MNTLGIKGNWNEQKGKLKQKYAQLTDDDLLLIEGKHDELFGRLQIKLGKSKEEVERIIADL, from the coding sequence ATGAATACTTTAGGAATAAAAGGAAACTGGAATGAGCAAAAGGGTAAATTAAAACAAAAATACGCCCAACTCACCGATGATGATTTACTGCTTATCGAGGGAAAACACGATGAATTATTTGGTCGTCTTCAGATAAAGCTTGGTAAATCAAAGGAAGAAGTGGAACGCATTATTGCGGATTTGTAA
- a CDS encoding cupin domain-containing protein codes for MDTNELEKSKMHITVEIIEYIPNSVVIKTILKKSTGNISVMSFDNGEGLTEKTTPFDTFVQVIDGAAKLVISGEPHLLQTGQSIVIPAHASHVVIPNGRFKMIMTIIKSGYE; via the coding sequence ATGGATACTAATGAACTCGAGAAATCGAAAATGCATATTACGGTGGAGATCATTGAATATATACCAAATTCTGTGGTGATAAAAACTATTTTAAAGAAATCCACCGGAAATATCAGTGTGATGTCATTTGATAATGGAGAAGGATTGACGGAAAAGACAACTCCCTTCGACACATTTGTGCAGGTAATTGACGGAGCGGCTAAGTTAGTAATCAGCGGAGAGCCCCATTTGCTTCAAACGGGTCAATCAATTGTTATCCCTGCTCATGCTTCACATGTAGTCATTCCGAACGGAAGGTTCAAGATGATCATGACAATTATTAAAAGCGGGTACGAATAA
- a CDS encoding general stress protein CsbD: MTNITPTAVPIKGNWSEQKTKLKAKFTTLTDADLQYENGKKEEMMDKIQIKLGKTKEELAAIIAAL, encoded by the coding sequence ATGACAAATATCACACCCACAGCTGTTCCGATCAAAGGAAACTGGAGCGAACAGAAAACCAAACTCAAAGCAAAATTTACGACACTCACCGATGCTGATCTCCAATACGAGAATGGTAAAAAGGAAGAAATGATGGATAAAATCCAAATCAAATTGGGTAAAACCAAAGAAGAACTGGCTGCCATTATTGCTGCCCTTTAA
- a CDS encoding T9SS type A sorting domain-containing protein, translating into MHTKALIFKKLVLPACTLVFLSPCLAQSNTVSAGGEATGSSGSISYSIGQVNYINVSSGSGKISEGVQQPIEILTINIEELPKTFSASIFPNPASDQLIIQINSEKNQALHSMLYDVHGNLLLSDVIQGNQHSISLSGLSPGIYILKIRNEKESITSKIIKSE; encoded by the coding sequence GTGCATACTAAAGCACTAATTTTTAAAAAACTTGTTCTTCCCGCCTGCACTCTGGTTTTCTTGTCTCCTTGCTTAGCGCAATCCAATACAGTTTCAGCTGGAGGTGAAGCAACAGGAAGTTCCGGCAGCATCAGCTACTCCATCGGACAGGTAAATTATATCAATGTCTCCTCCGGCTCAGGTAAAATTTCGGAAGGCGTTCAACAGCCTATTGAAATATTGACTATCAATATTGAAGAATTGCCTAAGACATTTTCTGCTTCCATCTTTCCAAATCCTGCATCTGATCAGTTGATCATACAAATTAATAGCGAAAAAAATCAGGCATTGCATTCTATGCTCTATGATGTTCATGGCAATCTTTTGCTTAGTGATGTAATCCAAGGAAATCAACACAGCATTTCTCTTTCCGGGCTTTCTCCCGGGATTTACATTCTAAAAATTCGTAATGAAAAAGAGTCAATCACTTCTAAGATCATTAAATCAGAATAA
- a CDS encoding acyltransferase — MKKRIYFENLDGLRFLCFLSVFFFHSFYTESTALKTSSTYHFVKIGIFGNGNIGVNFFFVLSGFLITFLLLEEKKLKGQIKLKNFWLRRILRIWPLFYSCVFFGFIIFPKIKLLFGQTPHETATPFFYLTFLNNFDFLTKGLPDSSILGVLWSVAIEEQFYLVWPIIIFLFPVKKLWIPFAVIILGNLIFRAYNDNFLLHEHHTISCIGDMTIGAIGAWLVNISERFKRNIEQLTRSDIAAIYLAFILLFFLRHELFSGHYVLRIFERMFLAFVILLIILEQTFAQRSFFKMSNFKAISKLGTLTYGMYCLHFIGILITISITKQLSINTHLWQVFFLDTPMALVLTIIISKLSYTYFESPFLKLKDRFSIITK; from the coding sequence ATGAAAAAGCGAATCTATTTTGAGAATCTTGACGGACTGAGGTTTCTTTGCTTCCTCTCTGTCTTTTTTTTCCATAGCTTTTATACTGAATCAACGGCGCTAAAAACCAGCTCCACTTATCACTTTGTAAAAATTGGCATTTTTGGAAATGGGAATATAGGTGTAAATTTCTTCTTCGTATTGAGCGGATTCTTAATTACGTTTCTCCTCCTGGAAGAAAAGAAATTAAAAGGTCAGATAAAACTCAAGAACTTTTGGCTGAGAAGAATTCTGAGAATATGGCCGTTGTTTTATTCCTGTGTATTCTTTGGTTTCATAATTTTCCCAAAAATAAAATTACTGTTCGGACAAACTCCTCATGAAACAGCAACTCCCTTCTTCTACCTGACATTTCTGAATAATTTTGATTTCCTGACCAAAGGATTGCCGGACTCCTCTATACTTGGAGTACTTTGGAGTGTAGCAATCGAAGAACAATTTTATTTAGTATGGCCTATCATTATTTTTCTGTTCCCGGTAAAGAAATTATGGATTCCATTTGCTGTGATTATTTTGGGCAACCTTATTTTCAGAGCATACAACGACAATTTTCTATTGCATGAACATCATACAATTTCCTGCATCGGCGATATGACGATTGGCGCAATTGGAGCCTGGTTGGTAAACATCTCAGAACGCTTCAAAAGAAATATAGAACAATTGACCAGATCTGACATTGCCGCTATTTATCTTGCATTTATTCTTTTATTCTTTTTAAGACATGAACTGTTTTCCGGTCATTATGTCTTGCGAATTTTTGAAAGAATGTTTCTAGCTTTTGTTATATTACTGATCATCCTCGAGCAAACTTTCGCGCAACGTTCCTTTTTCAAAATGTCAAACTTTAAAGCCATTTCCAAACTTGGTACTCTAACCTACGGGATGTACTGTTTGCACTTTATCGGAATCCTCATCACCATCTCTATCACGAAACAATTATCGATAAACACACACTTATGGCAGGTGTTTTTTCTCGATACGCCCATGGCACTGGTTCTGACAATTATCATTAGCAAGTTGAGCTATACGTATTTTGAATCTCCTTTTTTGAAGCTGAAGGATAGATTTAGTATTATTACAAAATAA
- a CDS encoding T9SS type A sorting domain-containing protein, which yields MLGFTPAGFSGQCLYPNSVFLADLLIRFDQTLTDFSILYACQELGCDDAATMRVTAYLNGNYVGTNTRTATFPGTYPTDTLRCSFVNGFDSVVVHYDSHPPLCQDYGVIYLADNMVVTPLITNIPETNLVLSNVKISPNPTLGTSIVSFTISHEEEFSLGIYDVHGRIVSTIFSGIANTGKHQFILDSNTSLMTNGVYFVGIKTLSSFQAYKLVVIQ from the coding sequence GTGCTTGGCTTCACCCCTGCCGGCTTTTCAGGACAATGCCTATATCCAAACAGTGTCTTCCTGGCGGATTTACTTATAAGATTTGATCAGACCCTGACAGATTTCTCGATTCTATACGCTTGCCAGGAACTTGGCTGCGATGATGCCGCAACGATGCGCGTTACAGCCTATCTGAATGGTAATTATGTTGGAACGAATACCCGTACCGCAACTTTTCCGGGTACCTATCCAACGGATACACTCCGTTGTAGTTTTGTCAATGGTTTTGATAGTGTAGTTGTTCATTACGACAGTCATCCACCACTTTGTCAGGATTATGGTGTAATCTACCTTGCCGACAACATGGTTGTGACTCCGCTAATCACAAACATACCCGAAACGAATCTTGTACTTAGCAATGTGAAAATAAGCCCCAATCCAACTTTGGGTACATCCATAGTTTCATTTACTATTTCCCATGAAGAAGAGTTTTCGCTTGGTATTTATGATGTGCACGGAAGAATTGTCAGCACTATCTTTTCCGGAATAGCGAATACCGGTAAACATCAATTTATACTGGACTCTAACACTTCGCTCATGACCAACGGGGTTTACTTTGTTGGAATCAAAACCCTCTCTTCTTTTCAAGCATATAAGCTAGTAGTTATACAATGA
- a CDS encoding serine hydrolase, translated as MKKFTLVALLFLFLINTKAQTFNPQLASMLQDTLDTYVSAISNIKGMSASVYIPGQGIWQGTSGVSHSGQPITKEMEFGIASNSKLFVSTMMLMLQEDGILSLEDSVHEWLPNYTNVNPDITIRQLLNHTSGVSDPIFASPWMDTIMTNPTRVFTPNEVLSWLGAPSFAPGTGWNYSNVNYILAGMIAQSATGFSISQLIRDSILDPLNMDSTFYDVEEPERGIISHRWYNSIDYNDTSRVGLNSAGGCAGSIFSTSSEMAQWYHALFSGQIISASSLAELSTFVATSNPDYDYGLGLDRSTTLGTDYWGHGGSTWGYRSKMIYDTCMGTVICGLTNSWPSGMEGVTFLLYRVVLNHVPQCAEALNGINTVCQGTNGIVYTVPPITNATSYTWTLLSGAIGTSNTNSITVDYGLSAASGFITVSGVNNFGAGGNSSLWVNVNPKPATPLITESLNVLTSSSPVGNQWYNSNGMIAGATNQTYTATASGDYYVIVTLAGCSSDSSNVLNVIITGIEDSNPELKILMYPNPASDQLIIEIDKSIGLTTFEISTVTGQVIWTGNLISHTIIPTSEFTPGIYMVKFENKKSRDYKKVIFR; from the coding sequence ATGAAAAAATTTACCCTGGTCGCTCTTTTATTCCTTTTTCTAATTAACACAAAAGCCCAAACCTTCAATCCTCAACTTGCATCAATGCTGCAAGATACTCTCGACACTTATGTTTCCGCCATCTCCAACATCAAAGGAATGTCGGCCAGTGTGTATATACCCGGGCAAGGAATCTGGCAGGGAACGAGTGGTGTCTCACATTCCGGACAACCGATTACCAAAGAGATGGAGTTTGGAATCGCAAGCAATTCGAAACTATTTGTATCAACAATGATGTTAATGTTACAGGAAGATGGTATTCTGAGTCTGGAAGATTCAGTTCATGAATGGCTTCCAAATTATACAAACGTCAATCCGGACATCACCATTCGACAATTACTGAATCATACCAGTGGAGTATCTGATCCAATTTTTGCATCCCCATGGATGGATACCATTATGACCAATCCAACACGGGTCTTTACGCCGAATGAAGTATTGAGCTGGCTCGGCGCACCGTCGTTCGCACCCGGAACAGGATGGAATTATTCCAACGTGAATTACATTCTCGCAGGGATGATTGCACAAAGTGCCACAGGTTTTTCAATTTCTCAACTCATCCGGGACAGTATCTTAGACCCTCTGAACATGGATAGTACATTTTACGATGTCGAAGAACCCGAAAGAGGAATTATTTCTCATCGCTGGTACAATAGCATTGATTATAACGATACTTCCCGGGTCGGTTTAAATTCAGCGGGAGGTTGTGCGGGATCCATTTTTTCAACTTCTTCGGAAATGGCACAATGGTATCACGCGCTATTTAGCGGACAAATAATCAGTGCATCCTCGCTTGCAGAACTAAGCACCTTCGTCGCTACAAGCAATCCTGATTATGATTACGGATTAGGCCTGGATCGTTCAACAACGTTAGGCACCGACTATTGGGGCCACGGAGGTTCCACCTGGGGTTACCGGAGTAAAATGATTTATGATACCTGTATGGGTACAGTTATTTGTGGTCTTACGAACAGTTGGCCTTCCGGAATGGAAGGAGTTACTTTTCTTCTTTATCGTGTGGTACTCAACCATGTACCACAGTGTGCGGAAGCGTTAAACGGCATCAATACCGTTTGTCAGGGGACGAATGGAATTGTATATACAGTCCCTCCGATAACAAATGCAACATCATACACCTGGACATTACTATCAGGTGCTATCGGCACCAGCAACACCAATTCGATAACAGTAGATTATGGGTTAAGCGCTGCTTCAGGCTTTATCACTGTTAGTGGTGTGAATAATTTTGGAGCGGGAGGAAATTCTTCTCTTTGGGTGAATGTCAATCCAAAGCCTGCTACACCATTGATCACTGAATCTTTAAATGTGCTTACCTCGAGCTCACCTGTAGGAAATCAATGGTACAATTCCAATGGCATGATCGCCGGGGCAACAAATCAGACATATACAGCAACAGCCTCAGGTGATTATTATGTCATTGTTACACTTGCGGGCTGTAGCTCTGATTCTTCCAATGTTTTGAATGTGATTATTACAGGGATCGAAGATTCAAACCCGGAGTTGAAAATACTTATGTACCCGAATCCTGCTTCAGATCAACTCATCATTGAGATTGACAAAAGTATTGGACTGACAACTTTTGAAATTTCAACTGTAACCGGACAAGTCATTTGGACAGGAAATTTAATCAGTCATACAATCATTCCAACATCTGAATTTACACCGGGTATTTATATGGTAAAATTTGAGAATAAGAAAAGCAGAGATTACAAAAAGGTAATTTTTCGCTAA
- a CDS encoding LytTR family transcriptional regulator, with amino-acid sequence MRCQSDVNYTYLFLKDKTKLTVTKTLKEFDELLSDYNFFRVHNSHLVNLSYVKGYSAGKGGMVILTDGTSIDVSTRRKDEFLKRLEEM; translated from the coding sequence GTGCGCTGCCAGAGCGATGTCAATTACACTTATTTATTTCTAAAAGACAAAACAAAACTCACTGTCACTAAAACTCTCAAAGAGTTCGACGAGCTACTCAGCGATTACAATTTCTTTCGTGTCCACAATTCCCATTTAGTCAACCTTAGTTATGTTAAAGGCTACAGTGCCGGTAAGGGCGGGATGGTCATCCTCACCGATGGCACTTCCATCGATGTTTCAACACGTAGGAAGGATGAGTTTTTGAAGAGGCTGGAGGAGATGTGA